From the genome of Oxyura jamaicensis isolate SHBP4307 breed ruddy duck chromosome 2, BPBGC_Ojam_1.0, whole genome shotgun sequence, one region includes:
- the MATN2 gene encoding matrilin-2 isoform X14: MPPHHFSGAEVPHMCSIVEHHCDHFCINTPGSYECRCKQGYILNADQKTCSTQDLCAVEKHACEQICVNTPGSYVCQCYEGYELDANGKNCIVVDYCAVDNQGCQHECVNTKDSYYCRCHPGFILNPDKRTCRRPDYCTLQDHGCEQECVNTDDSYFCRCQEGFRLNPDKKTCKRVDHCAESNHGCEHLCLNTDDSYVCQCFEGFVINEDLKTCTRVDYCALTDHGCEHLCINGDRSYTCQCFEGYRLRNDGKTCKRKNVCKSVNHGCEHVCVSADNSYICKCREGYILREDGKTCRRQDICKSVSHGCEHICVNKDDSYACECHEGFLLREDGKTCRNKDICSSIAHGCEHVCVNADESYICQCYEGFALREDGKTCRNKDVCNSVDHGCEHVCVNTDNSYICQCYEGFVLREDEKTCKSKDICKSVNHGCEHLCVNNDDSYTCQCHDGFVLRQDGKTCRSKDICKSVNHGCEHACVNAGDTFICKCREGFLLREDGKTCRNKDLCKALDHGCEHVCVNTDDSYICKCHDGFLLREDGKTCKNKDVCNSINHGCEQVCVNTEDSYICKCHENFILKEDGRTCRYKDVCKSVDHGCEHICVNTDDSYICECHEDFILREDGKTCKSKNICKTVNHGCEHVCVPTGDSYVCQCHKGFILRRDRKTCRNKDLCKSIDHGCEHVCINNNNSYSCQCHEGFVLRQDGKTCRSKDVCKSVAHGCEHICVNNDDSYICKCQDGYVLKEDQKTCRRCTEGPVDLVFVIDGSKSVGEDNFEIVKQFVSGILDTLEISPKAARVGLLQYSSEVRTEFTLRQFRSAKDMKKAVSQMKYMGRGSMTGLALKQMFERSFTETEGARPFSANVPRIAIVFTDGRAQDEVSGWAARAKQTGIIIYAIGIGKAIEEELLEIASEPSYKHLFYAEDFTALEDISEELKVQICEALKHSAHQQNPSSGRLRKTGPQSPGPESTTITITDVLACPNLAIHHKYHFEDSHTHSTRTSAKDKDECKCENLVTFQNYATSEVRKLTQRLEEMTKRMEDLENRLKY, encoded by the exons ttgtaGACTACTGTGCTGTGGATAACCAGGGTTGCCAACATGAATGTGTTAACACTAAGGACTCCTATTACTGTAGATGCCACCCAGGGTTCATTTTAAATCCAGACAAAAGAACTTGCAGAA gaCCAGACTATTGTACTCTTCAGGACCATGGCTGTGAACAGGAATGTGTTAATACAGATGATTCCTATTTTTGTCGATGCCAAGAAGGGTTTAGACTTAATCCAGataagaaaacatgcaaaa GAGTGGACCACTGTGCTGAAAGTAATCATGGCTGTGAACATCTGTGCCTAAATACCGATGATTCCTATGTCTGTCAGTGCTTTGAAGGATTTGTCATTAATGAGGACCTAAAAACCTGCACAC GAGTTGACTATTGTGCTCTGACTGATCATGGCTGTGAACATTTGTGTATAAATGGTGACAGATCTTATACTTGTCAGTGTTTTGAAGGATACAGGCTTCGGAATGATGGAAAAACTTGTAAAC GTAAAAATGTCTGCAAATCGGTCAACCATGGCTGTGAACATGTTTGTGTTAGTGCTGACAATTCCTACATCTGCAAGTGTCGTGAGGGATACATACTGAGAGAAGATGGGAAGACATGCAGAA GACAGGACATCTGCAAATCAGTCAGCCATGGCTGTGAGCATATTTGTGTTAACAAAGATGACTCTTATGCTTGTGAGTGTCATGAGGGTTTCCTGCTGAGAGAAGATGGGAAAACATGCAGAA ATAAAGACATTTGCAGCTCAATTGCCCATGGCTGTGAACATGTTTGTGTTAATGCTGATGAGTCATACATCTGCCAGTGTTATGAGGGATTTGCTTTAAGGGAAGATGGAAAAACATGTAGAA ATAAAGACGTTTGCAATTCTGTTGACCATGGCTGTGAGCATGTTTGTGTGAACACTGATAATTCATATATTTGCCAGTGCTatgagggttttgttttgagggAAGATGAGAAAACATGTAAAA GTAAGGACATCTGCAAATCAGTCAATCATGGCTGTGAACATCTTTGTGTTAATAATGACGACTCGTACACTTGCCAATGCCATGATGGATTTGTACTGAGGCAAGATGGGAAAACATGCCGAA GCAAGGATATTTGCAAATCAGTCAACCATGGTTGTGAACATGCCTGTGTTAATGCTGGTGATACATTTATTTGTAAGTGTCGTGAGGGATTCCTGCTACgagaagatggaaaaacatGCAGAA ATAAAGATCTTTGCAAAGCACTCGACCATGGCTGTGAACACGTTTGTGTTAATACTGATGATTCCTATATCTGCAAATGCCATGACGGGTTTCTGCTGAGAGAAGATGGGAAAACCTGCAAAA ACAAGGATGTTTGTAATTCAATCAACCATGGCTGTGAACAAGTTTGTGTGAATACTGAAGATTCCTACATCTGCAAATGTCATGAAAATTTCATACTGAAGGAAGATGGAAGGACATGTAGAT ATAAAGATGTTTGCAAATCAGTTGACCATGGCTGTGAGCATATTTGTGTTAATACTGATGATTCCTATATCTGTGAGTGCCATGAGGACTTCATACTGAGGGAAGATGGGAAAACTTGTAAAA gtaaaaatatctgcaaaacaGTCAACCATGGTTGTGAACATGTTTGTGTTCCAACTGGTGATTCATACGTGTGTCAGTGCCACAAAGGGTTTATACTGAGGAGAGACAGGAAAACATGCAGGA ATAAAGACCTGTGTAAGTCCATTGACCATGGCTGTGAACATGTGTgcattaataataacaattcaTACAGCTGTCAGTGCCATGAGGGTTTTGTCCTGCGACAAGATGGAAAAACATGTCGAA gcAAAGATGTCTGCAAATCAGTTGCCCATGGTTGTGAACATATTTGTGTTAATAATGATGATTCATACATCTGCAAATGTCAGGATGGATATGTACTAAAAGAAGAtcagaaaacatgcagaa GATGCACTGAAGGCCCGGTTGACCTGGTGTTTGTGATTGATGGATCAAAAAGTGTCGGAGAGGATAATTTTGAAATTGTGAAACAATTTGTCTCAGGAATATTGGATACGCTTGAGATTTCACCCAAAGCGGCTCGAGTTGGTTTGCTTCAGTATTCCAGTGAAGTCCGCACAGAGTTTACATTAAGGCAGTTCAGATCAGCCAAAGACATGAAGAAAGCTGTAtcacaaatgaaatatatgGGGCGAGGTTCCATGACAGGACTGGCTCTGAAGCAAATGTTTGAGAGAAGcttcacagaaacagaaggagCCAGACCATTTTCAGCAAATGTCCCTCGAATCGCCATTGTATTTACGGATGGACGAGCCCAAGATGAAGTCTCTGGGTGGGCTGCTAGAGCGAAGCAAACTG GTATAATTATCTATGCCATTGGAATAGGAAAAGCAATTGAGGAAGAACTGCTGGAAATTGCTTCTGAACCATCATATAAGCATCTCTTCTATGCTGAGGATTTCACAGCTTTGGAGGACATAAGTGAAGAGCTAAAAGTCCAAATCTGTGAAG ccTTGAAACATTCAGCTCACCAGCAAAATCCGTCATCTGGAAGGCTTCGTAAGACTGGTCCACAGTCCCCAG GACCTGAATCAACCACAATAACCATCACAGATGTCCTTGCCTGTCCCAATCTTGCAATACACCATAAGTATCATTTTGAAGACAGTCACACTCACTCCACAAGAACA tcagcaaaagatAAAGACGAGTGCAAATGTGAAAACCTTGTGACATTCCAGAACTACGCAACCAGCGAAGTAAGAAAACTCACACAGCGAT TGGAAGAAATGACGAAGAGAATGGAAGACTTGGAAAACAGGCTAAAATACTGA